The proteins below are encoded in one region of Winogradskyella helgolandensis:
- a CDS encoding sugar-transfer associated ATP-grasp domain-containing protein, with protein MKELAKSIIEKSKSFVYHIEQNDTALKILKVVENQNGKLSAKNRKLCKEYALDVFGHKRYAPWLMTYCSYTNEFKEGWIPDNYYGEYVVSNYKGDYGKICDRSAVINQVLKDKHSSDIGYFINGLFLDKNNKVLNTKEFKEYLFKDKEKVVYKIENSNQGKGIYFLDKSSFKLNDVKKLGNGVFQKFIVQHPFFNQFNDSAVATIRLTSVCKDNGEIEVRAGYFRFGRTGDTHVVSSRQMRIPINIENGCLWQTNLAFYPDPECKFTKQLPDNDINYSGMKLPFFDKCISEIKRMHGYIPYIRSIGWDLIIDENDNLKIIELNGGHNGITFNEMVQGPCFKGLGWEKLRKN; from the coding sequence ATGAAAGAACTAGCCAAATCCATCATAGAAAAGTCCAAAAGTTTTGTTTATCACATAGAGCAAAATGATACAGCTTTAAAAATTTTAAAAGTAGTAGAAAATCAGAACGGAAAATTAAGCGCTAAAAACAGAAAACTATGCAAAGAGTATGCATTAGATGTTTTTGGTCATAAAAGATATGCCCCATGGTTAATGACCTATTGCTCTTATACAAATGAATTTAAAGAAGGTTGGATTCCTGATAATTACTATGGGGAATATGTTGTGTCAAATTACAAAGGCGATTACGGAAAGATTTGTGATCGTTCTGCAGTCATAAATCAAGTTTTAAAAGATAAGCATTCATCGGACATTGGTTATTTTATAAATGGTTTATTTCTTGACAAGAATAATAAGGTACTTAATACAAAAGAATTTAAAGAATATCTTTTTAAAGATAAAGAAAAAGTTGTTTATAAAATTGAAAATTCAAATCAAGGCAAGGGAATTTATTTTTTGGATAAGAGTTCTTTTAAATTAAATGATGTCAAAAAACTTGGAAATGGTGTATTTCAGAAATTCATAGTTCAACATCCCTTTTTTAATCAATTTAATGATTCTGCTGTAGCCACAATTAGACTTACATCAGTGTGTAAAGATAATGGTGAAATTGAAGTTAGAGCTGGATATTTTAGATTTGGACGTACAGGTGATACACATGTTGTTTCTTCTCGTCAAATGCGCATTCCTATAAATATCGAAAATGGTTGTTTGTGGCAAACAAATTTGGCTTTTTATCCCGATCCCGAGTGTAAATTTACGAAGCAACTTCCAGATAATGATATTAATTATTCTGGAATGAAGTTACCTTTTTTTGATAAATGTATATCAGAAATTAAAAGAATGCATGGCTATATCCCTTACATACGCTCAATAGGTTGGGATTTAATTATAGATGAGAATGATAATTTAAAAATAATTGAATTAAATGGAGGGCATAACGGTATTACATTTAATGAAATGGTTCAAGGTCCTTGCTTTAAGGGATTAGGTTGGGAGAAATTGCGTAAAAATTGA
- a CDS encoding glycosyltransferase, with protein MDSKINILVAIPKLTAGGAERVLSFLAQNLNENNFKITFLIVGFEKDNKYDVSCTNTIYLNKNRVRYAIFSIVKTIKKVKPQIVLSSISDLNILMGYISFLFPSITFIGRHTFIISDNHKVSTQKKYINFDFKLFGLNKLDFFICQSLDMKLSIIKYYGLESCKLKVINNPITNLNYIKNDKKITKVKKYITIGRLSKLKGHIRILNILNKINHPFEFTIIGSGSFKDEIFKEVDKLNLRDKINYVEYTNNVYEYLVENDVFLQGSYSEGFPNALLESCAVGVPAIAFDVPGGTKEIISNHINGYLVNSEDEFIERLNEKKIWNHNDVKESVKNKFSQNIILKEYEDFFTNIIRK; from the coding sequence ATGGATTCGAAAATAAATATTCTAGTAGCCATACCAAAACTAACTGCTGGTGGCGCAGAACGCGTACTTTCATTCCTTGCTCAAAATCTAAATGAGAATAATTTCAAAATAACTTTTCTAATTGTTGGATTTGAAAAAGACAACAAATATGATGTTTCATGCACAAACACCATATATCTCAATAAAAATAGAGTTCGATATGCTATTTTTTCTATTGTAAAAACTATAAAAAAAGTAAAACCACAGATTGTATTGAGTTCTATTTCAGATCTAAATATACTTATGGGCTATATATCTTTCTTATTTCCATCCATAACATTTATTGGCAGACATACTTTCATAATAAGTGACAACCATAAAGTTTCAACACAGAAGAAATACATCAACTTTGACTTTAAGTTATTTGGGCTAAACAAATTAGACTTTTTCATATGCCAATCATTAGATATGAAACTTAGCATTATTAAATACTATGGCTTAGAAAGTTGTAAATTAAAAGTAATAAATAACCCTATTACCAACCTTAATTACATAAAAAACGATAAAAAAATCACCAAGGTTAAAAAATATATTACCATTGGTAGATTAAGTAAATTAAAGGGGCATATTCGAATCCTAAACATTTTAAATAAAATTAATCATCCTTTTGAATTTACTATAATTGGGTCTGGAAGCTTTAAAGATGAAATTTTTAAAGAAGTTGACAAATTGAATTTAAGAGATAAAATTAATTATGTTGAATACACCAATAATGTTTATGAGTACTTGGTCGAAAATGATGTATTTTTACAAGGGTCTTATTCTGAAGGCTTTCCAAATGCGCTTTTAGAAAGTTGTGCTGTTGGTGTTCCTGCAATTGCTTTTGACGTACCAGGTGGAACAAAAGAAATAATTAGCAACCACATCAATGGTTATTTAGTCAATAGCGAAGATGAGTTCATTGAAAGACTCAATGAGAAAAAAATCTGGAACCATAACGATGTTAAAGAAAGTGTAAAGAACAAATTTAGTCAAAATATTATATTAAAAGAATATGAAGACTTCTTTACTAATATCATCAGGAAATAG
- a CDS encoding ATP-grasp fold amidoligase family protein: MSYLEKKTLRSRISNLYRNSDLGYNILRPFFKVYEFGIKLIPDKLFIKWYFKRYMGYSIDINHPQTLNEKITWLKLYDRTDLHTQVADKYTVRSYIAKKIGEEYLIPLLYHTKNASDLTFENLPDSSFIIKNNHDSGGYLIVKDKSTIDWPKIQKGFKRSLKENFYYSTREWQYKNIEPRIIVEELLTTENDEIPNDYKFHCFNGKLAFVHVDIARFGERRRNLYDSNWDFIPCVWQYENGEIEKKPELFEKMKSLAETIAKDFIYARVDFYAVKGKVYFGEITFHHHSGTQKFKTKGCDLKFGQLLDLPNNR; encoded by the coding sequence ATGAGCTATTTAGAGAAAAAAACCTTGAGAAGTAGAATTTCAAATTTATATAGGAATTCTGATTTGGGTTATAATATACTGAGACCTTTCTTTAAGGTATATGAATTTGGAATTAAGCTTATCCCAGACAAGCTATTTATAAAATGGTATTTTAAAAGATATATGGGGTACTCTATCGATATAAACCATCCGCAGACTTTGAATGAAAAAATAACTTGGTTAAAACTATATGATAGAACAGACCTACACACCCAAGTTGCAGACAAATATACAGTGCGGTCCTATATAGCTAAAAAAATTGGTGAAGAATATTTAATTCCTCTATTATATCATACAAAAAACGCATCTGATTTAACCTTTGAAAATTTACCTGATTCTAGCTTTATCATTAAAAACAATCATGACAGCGGAGGCTATTTAATAGTTAAAGATAAATCTACTATAGATTGGCCTAAGATACAAAAAGGGTTTAAGCGCAGTTTGAAAGAAAATTTTTACTATTCAACTAGAGAATGGCAATATAAAAATATAGAGCCTAGAATTATAGTTGAAGAACTTTTAACAACAGAAAATGACGAAATTCCTAACGATTATAAATTCCATTGTTTTAATGGTAAATTAGCATTTGTTCATGTTGATATCGCTCGTTTTGGTGAGCGTAGAAGAAATTTATATGATTCTAATTGGGACTTTATTCCTTGCGTTTGGCAATATGAGAATGGCGAGATTGAAAAGAAACCTGAATTGTTTGAAAAAATGAAAAGTTTAGCTGAAACTATAGCTAAAGACTTTATTTATGCAAGAGTCGATTTTTATGCAGTAAAAGGGAAAGTATATTTTGGTGAAATTACGTTTCACCATCACTCTGGTACTCAGAAATTTAAAACTAAAGGATGTGATCTTAAATTTGGACAGCTACTTGATTTACCTAATAATAGATAA
- a CDS encoding serine O-acetyltransferase, whose product MIQNKIDYINYLERDRIALEIYNVTILNKLKNFLFPNPIWKFQRLMRKLEYNFNCKNKGINKLYINYLKYKYRKLSIKLNFSIPINVFGPGLSIVHYGTIIINYTTRIGANCRMHACVNIGASGGEIQGPILGNNVYIAPGAKIFGNIKIPNNTAIGANAVVNKSFEEENTIIAGIPAKVLGSVDITKLIRHELFREKNLEK is encoded by the coding sequence ATGATACAAAATAAGATTGATTATATTAATTATTTGGAACGTGACCGTATTGCTTTAGAGATATATAACGTTACTATTTTGAATAAACTAAAGAACTTCCTTTTTCCAAATCCAATTTGGAAATTTCAAAGATTAATGAGAAAGTTAGAGTATAATTTTAATTGTAAAAATAAAGGCATAAACAAACTCTATATTAATTATTTAAAATATAAATACAGAAAATTATCAATAAAATTAAATTTTTCCATACCCATTAATGTTTTTGGGCCGGGACTTTCTATAGTGCATTACGGAACAATTATAATTAATTATACTACCAGGATTGGTGCTAATTGCAGAATGCATGCTTGCGTCAATATTGGTGCTTCTGGTGGTGAAATTCAAGGTCCAATTTTGGGTAACAATGTATACATAGCACCAGGCGCTAAAATATTTGGAAATATTAAAATACCTAATAATACAGCTATAGGGGCTAATGCTGTAGTAAATAAGTCTTTTGAAGAAGAAAATACAATAATAGCTGGGATACCAGCTAAAGTATTAGGCAGTGTAGACATAACAAAATTAATAAGGCATGAGCTATTTAGAGAAAAAAACCTTGAGAAGTAG
- a CDS encoding lipopolysaccharide biosynthesis protein — MSRVSKSLKNAKVGVFFFTISIFIQFFSRKFFLDELGDDFIGLESTLRSILGFLNLTELGIGTAIGFTLYKPLYTNNQKEINKIIALLGVLYKKIGIAILVIGIIISLFFPIIFSNTQFSLFLIYFVFYTLMCSTLLAYFVNYHASLFGADQKGYIIQKYFQSFHIIRVFLQIIVVIYYKNYYLYIILELLFSIIYSIILRKKIRQIYPWLIINYKKKTSVIQEYPEIIKKIKQVFFHKISEFVKGGTDNLLIYGLINLQSVALFGNYFLVFSKLNSLIMMAFAGTGSAVGNLIAENDKKNVNKVFWELVSIQFFIAGFFSLTLYYTLDHLILLWLGEKYVLSKIILILFIVNFFMTQITATINRFKNAYGLYSDIWAAISEALINLVVSFTLGSLYGISGIVAGTVGSLFIIGVLWKPYYLFKYGFEKSVFVYWKGLTPILISFALSCLLVNFCIDLFLSTNNDMSFINWFFYSCKVSLLIIFIYGTLLYIFNKSFRIFWTRIKTLLKTTFKLN, encoded by the coding sequence ATGTCTAGAGTCTCCAAATCTTTAAAAAATGCGAAAGTTGGTGTGTTCTTTTTCACCATTTCTATTTTTATACAGTTTTTTTCAAGAAAATTTTTCTTAGATGAACTTGGTGACGACTTTATTGGTTTAGAGTCAACACTGAGAAGTATTCTCGGGTTTTTAAACTTAACAGAATTAGGTATTGGAACAGCTATAGGTTTTACATTATATAAACCACTTTATACCAATAACCAAAAAGAAATAAATAAAATAATAGCTTTATTAGGTGTACTCTACAAAAAAATTGGAATAGCTATACTAGTTATAGGTATAATTATCTCGCTGTTTTTTCCAATTATATTTTCTAATACTCAGTTTTCATTATTCCTAATTTACTTTGTGTTTTACACTTTAATGTGCTCTACTCTATTAGCTTATTTTGTAAACTATCATGCAAGTTTATTTGGTGCTGATCAGAAAGGATATATAATTCAAAAGTACTTTCAAAGCTTTCATATCATCCGTGTATTTCTGCAAATTATTGTTGTTATATATTATAAAAATTACTACCTATATATAATTTTAGAACTCTTATTTAGCATTATTTATAGTATTATTCTAAGAAAAAAAATTAGGCAAATTTATCCTTGGCTTATAATTAATTACAAGAAAAAAACATCAGTAATTCAAGAATACCCTGAAATCATCAAAAAGATAAAACAAGTATTCTTTCATAAAATAAGCGAATTTGTAAAAGGTGGTACAGATAATTTATTAATATATGGTTTAATAAATCTGCAAAGCGTTGCGCTTTTTGGTAATTATTTTTTGGTGTTTTCAAAATTAAATAGTCTTATTATGATGGCTTTTGCTGGAACTGGTTCTGCAGTTGGAAATCTAATTGCGGAAAATGATAAGAAAAATGTAAATAAAGTGTTTTGGGAGTTGGTTTCAATACAATTTTTTATTGCTGGTTTCTTTAGCTTAACCTTATATTATACTTTAGACCATCTAATTTTACTGTGGCTGGGTGAAAAATACGTACTTTCAAAAATTATACTTATTTTATTCATAGTTAATTTTTTTATGACGCAAATTACTGCGACCATAAATCGCTTTAAAAATGCTTATGGTTTGTATTCTGATATTTGGGCTGCAATATCTGAAGCACTAATAAACTTGGTGGTTTCTTTTACTCTTGGTAGCCTCTACGGTATCTCTGGAATTGTGGCTGGGACAGTAGGTAGTCTTTTTATTATAGGTGTTCTATGGAAACCTTATTATTTATTTAAATATGGGTTTGAAAAAAGTGTATTCGTCTATTGGAAAGGATTAACTCCAATACTAATAAGCTTTGCGTTATCATGTTTATTAGTTAATTTTTGTATTGATCTTTTTTTATCCACTAATAATGATATGAGCTTTATAAATTGGTTTTTTTATAGCTGTAAAGTAAGTTTATTAATTATTTTTATATATGGTACGCTTTTATACATTTTTAATAAAAGTTTTAGAATATTTTGGACACGTATTAAAACCTTATTAAAAACGACCTTTAAACTAAATTAG